ATCTGACCGGCCAGCGAGCCCCGCAGCGCGACAGTGGTGCTCAGCAGCTCCTCGAAGTTGCCGTGCACCGCAGCACCGACCATGGGTGCCTGGCAGGCCTCGAACGCGGCCAGGATCCGCTCCGGTGGGGGCAGGTCGACGCGGGCGAACGCCGCCCGCGTCGCGTCGCACACCCCGGCCACCATCCGTTCGACGGCGGCGACGAAGAGCTCTTCCTTGGTCTTGAAATGCAGGTAGAGACCTTGTCGGGAGATGCCGGCAGCTCGGGCCAGGTCGTCCATCGACGTCTTTTTGAAGCCGTACCGGAGGAACACGTCGACCGCCGCGTCGGCGATCGCGTCCC
The sequence above is a segment of the Solwaraspora sp. WMMD406 genome. Coding sequences within it:
- a CDS encoding TetR/AcrR family transcriptional regulator, which translates into the protein MTPPTSPTSPTSPTSPTSPASPTPAGVARRDAIADAAVDVFLRYGFKKTSMDDLARAAGISRQGLYLHFKTKEELFVAAVERMVAGVCDATRAAFARVDLPPPERILAAFEACQAPMVGAAVHGNFEELLSTTVALRGSLAGQIDAGLVDGVERVLTDSGIADRWRPVGLSARDLADHLHATSFGLKHKVTSADEYRARMRTAITIVLAGGDSGDHD